From the Bifidobacteriaceae bacterium genome, one window contains:
- a CDS encoding peptidase inhibitor family I36 protein: MRIRRPFAVVACTTLPTLGMTLPAEAAYNDCNMSGYWGAWMHADFGNFHLYCEETNVKAYASVADNRTSSISNRRSYYVDFYADPNYKGPMLYMPANFSHNNLTKQGWNDRISSTELR; the protein is encoded by the coding sequence ATGAGGATCCGTAGGCCGTTTGCCGTCGTTGCGTGCACAACGCTCCCCACCCTCGGTATGACCCTTCCCGCAGAAGCCGCATATAACGACTGCAACATGTCCGGCTATTGGGGCGCGTGGATGCACGCGGACTTCGGAAACTTCCACCTCTACTGCGAGGAAACCAACGTCAAAGCGTACGCTTCTGTCGCCGACAATAGGACGTCATCGATCTCAAACCGTCGAAGCTATTACGTGGACTTCTACGCGGACCCTAATTACAAGGGGCCCATGCTCTATATGCCCGCTAATTTCTCGCACAACAACCTTACGAAGCAGGGTTGGAACGACCGGATCAGCAGCACCGAGTTGCGGTGA
- a CDS encoding tyrosine-type recombinase/integrase, with the protein MIEERGLAPATGKEYCRKAAVFVEGVGGPGALPGLAAADVAGYVVGYSAAHCWESCRTMLRAVRAFLRYGHVAGLCPDLVDAVPSVARRRDTAPRRGVGAELVGTLVSQTKSNRTARDSAVVALVARLGLRAVAVSRLEVGDIDWAGGTVRINGKGSRVEKMPLPADVGEALVAYLLVRPAGTGHARMFLALAGAQPLTPPGICHIVRSACRAAGIDEFGPHTLRHSLGTRLLNEGAGLDQIAQVLRHKSMASTVVYAKADMVSLTAVARPWPGAGK; encoded by the coding sequence TTGATCGAAGAGCGAGGGCTGGCGCCCGCCACTGGTAAGGAGTACTGCCGCAAGGCCGCAGTTTTCGTTGAGGGGGTTGGCGGCCCGGGAGCGCTTCCGGGCTTAGCCGCCGCCGACGTGGCGGGATACGTGGTCGGCTATTCTGCGGCCCATTGCTGGGAGTCATGCCGGACGATGCTCCGGGCTGTAAGAGCGTTCCTGCGTTACGGGCATGTGGCGGGGCTGTGCCCCGACCTGGTTGACGCGGTGCCGTCGGTCGCGCGCAGACGCGACACCGCGCCACGGCGGGGAGTGGGCGCTGAATTGGTCGGAACGCTGGTCTCGCAGACGAAGAGCAATCGGACGGCGCGGGACTCGGCTGTTGTGGCGCTGGTGGCGCGGTTGGGATTGCGGGCTGTGGCAGTCTCCCGCTTAGAGGTGGGGGACATCGACTGGGCTGGTGGAACGGTGAGGATCAACGGGAAGGGCAGCCGGGTCGAGAAGATGCCGCTGCCGGCCGACGTTGGCGAAGCGCTGGTCGCCTATCTTTTGGTACGGCCCGCCGGGACGGGGCACGCTCGCATGTTTCTTGCTTTGGCTGGCGCCCAGCCCTTGACCCCGCCGGGGATCTGTCACATTGTTCGCAGCGCCTGCCGCGCTGCCGGGATCGACGAGTTCGGGCCGCACACGCTGCGTCATTCCCTGGGGACGAGGCTGCTCAACGAAGGCGCGGGGCTGGACCAGATCGCCCAGGTGCTGCGGCACAAGTCGATGGCTTCGACCGTGGTCTACGCCAAAGCCGACATGGTGTCCCTGACGGCGGTGGCCCGCCCATGGCCTGGAGCCGGGAAATGA
- a CDS encoding tyrosine-type recombinase/integrase produces the protein MSGPLRSGADEYVAMRRALGYRMGNAGSLMGFVAWCEARQIGTITTEAALACASGDGASSPQWKTVKLSMVRDLARHLAWTDPATEIPPAGLSPARLSRPVPFIFTNAQVGDLISACHEVRMKPGKADACGFLIGLLASTGMRISEACGLDVSDVGSADLPGGEATTLTIRHAKNGSDRTIPLHSTTGQAVLGHMPRGRPGLGATPLISVAQNRFKPGALRNHIWPQLLTITGLATQPVKPRIHCLRHAFAVKSLINWYETDVPDIDARIGWLSAYLGHANPASTYWYLEAPPKLMTLAAQRAAKPWQAVP, from the coding sequence ATGAGCGGGCCCCTGCGGTCAGGAGCCGATGAGTACGTAGCCATGCGGCGCGCCCTCGGCTATCGGATGGGCAACGCGGGAAGTCTGATGGGGTTCGTGGCCTGGTGCGAGGCCCGCCAGATCGGGACCATCACGACCGAGGCCGCCCTGGCGTGCGCTTCCGGTGACGGAGCATCGTCGCCCCAATGGAAAACCGTGAAACTGTCCATGGTCCGCGACCTGGCCCGCCATCTGGCCTGGACTGACCCGGCCACCGAGATCCCGCCAGCCGGGCTGTCGCCCGCCCGCCTCTCCAGGCCCGTCCCGTTCATTTTCACGAACGCGCAGGTCGGCGACCTGATCAGCGCCTGCCACGAGGTCCGCATGAAACCGGGCAAAGCCGACGCCTGCGGTTTCCTTATCGGCTTGCTGGCGTCGACCGGCATGAGGATCTCGGAAGCGTGCGGCCTCGACGTGTCCGACGTCGGCAGCGCCGACCTGCCTGGCGGCGAAGCGACCACACTCACGATCCGGCACGCGAAGAACGGATCGGACCGGACAATCCCGCTGCACTCGACCACCGGGCAAGCCGTCTTGGGGCACATGCCCCGCGGCCGGCCGGGGCTGGGGGCCACGCCGCTGATCAGCGTTGCCCAGAACCGATTCAAACCGGGCGCTCTGCGGAACCACATCTGGCCGCAACTCTTGACGATCACAGGCCTGGCCACCCAACCCGTCAAACCCAGAATCCATTGCCTCCGCCATGCTTTCGCCGTGAAATCCCTGATCAACTGGTACGAGACTGACGTCCCGGACATCGACGCGAGAATCGGATGGCTGTCTGCTTACCTCGGTCACGCCAACCCTGCCAGCACCTACTGGTACCTCGAAGCTCCGCCGAAGCTCATGACGCTAGCCGCTCAGCGCGCCGCCAAACCGTGGCAGGCGGTGCCGTGA